Proteins from a genomic interval of Fodinicurvata sediminis DSM 21159:
- the ruvB gene encoding Holliday junction branch migration DNA helicase RuvB, whose translation MSESRMVSPESEGEEPDSGLRPVTLEDFIGQQQLRANLRVFIEAARAREENLDHVLFYGPPGLGKTTLAQIVARELGVGFRATSGPVIAKAGDLAAILTNLQPRDVLFIDEIHRLSPAVEEILYPAMEDFQLDIIIGEGPAARSVRIDLPPFTLVGATTRSGLITRPLRERFGIPQRLQFYLPEELEEIVRRGARVLNFSLTPDGAAEIARRSRGTPRVAGRLLRRVRDFAAVAGDSTVDAAIADSALRRLEVDSRGLDAMDRRYLQCIAEHYGGGPVGAETLAAALSEQRDVIEEVIEPYLLQQGFLQRTPRGRLLTPGGFGHLGLEPPAALVEQLDLISSMEQEEDG comes from the coding sequence ATGAGCGAATCACGCATGGTTTCTCCGGAATCGGAAGGCGAGGAGCCGGACAGCGGCTTGCGTCCTGTCACCCTTGAGGACTTCATTGGCCAGCAGCAGCTGCGCGCCAACCTGCGGGTTTTCATTGAAGCCGCCAGGGCGCGTGAGGAAAACCTGGACCATGTCCTGTTTTATGGTCCGCCTGGCCTTGGAAAGACGACCCTTGCCCAGATCGTGGCCCGCGAGTTGGGGGTTGGCTTTCGCGCGACCTCCGGTCCTGTCATCGCAAAGGCGGGGGATCTGGCCGCGATTCTGACCAACCTGCAGCCCCGTGATGTGCTCTTCATCGACGAGATACACCGTCTCAGCCCCGCCGTTGAGGAAATTCTCTATCCTGCCATGGAGGATTTCCAACTGGATATCATCATTGGTGAGGGGCCGGCGGCCCGCTCGGTACGAATCGACCTGCCGCCCTTTACCCTGGTCGGAGCAACGACGCGAAGCGGCCTGATTACGCGCCCCTTGCGCGAACGCTTCGGAATTCCCCAGCGGCTGCAGTTCTATCTTCCCGAAGAACTTGAGGAGATCGTGCGACGGGGAGCAAGAGTGCTGAACTTCTCGTTAACTCCGGATGGTGCAGCCGAGATCGCGCGCCGCAGTCGTGGCACACCGCGCGTGGCCGGGCGCCTTCTTCGGCGTGTGCGCGATTTTGCAGCCGTGGCCGGGGACTCCACCGTGGATGCCGCTATTGCCGATTCGGCGCTGCGCCGCCTGGAAGTCGATTCGCGCGGCCTGGATGCCATGGACCGTCGCTACCTGCAGTGCATTGCAGAGCATTACGGGGGCGGTCCAGTGGGTGCAGAAACGCTGGCCGCAGCGCTTTCCGAACAACGTGACGTGATTGAGGAAGTGATCGAACCTTATTTGTTACAGCAAGGTTTTTTGCAAAGGACGCCGCGGGGCCGCTTACTGACCCCCGGCGGTTTCGGGCATCTGGGCCTGGAGCCTCCAGCCGCCCTTGTGGAGCAGCTGGACCTGATATCTTCCATGGAGCAGGAGGAAGACGGGTGA
- the ybgC gene encoding tol-pal system-associated acyl-CoA thioesterase translates to MSAPEGGQEHDLSGWFDGKRHVLPIRVYYEDTDAGGIVYYANYLRFAERARTEFLRSLSLDQKRLREDYGLLFVVRRVEVDYEGPARLDDLVQIHSSMARLGGARLDLEQDVMLGISRLVSLKVQVVTVDAETTRARRLPAHIRDILMPYSQS, encoded by the coding sequence GTGAGCGCACCAGAGGGGGGGCAGGAGCATGACCTGTCCGGATGGTTCGATGGAAAAAGGCATGTTCTTCCCATCCGGGTCTATTACGAGGACACCGATGCAGGAGGCATCGTCTATTATGCAAATTACCTGCGCTTTGCCGAGCGTGCCCGCACAGAATTCCTGCGCAGTCTATCCTTGGATCAGAAGCGGCTGCGTGAAGACTACGGACTGCTTTTTGTCGTCCGTCGTGTTGAAGTGGATTATGAAGGGCCGGCACGTCTTGACGATCTTGTGCAGATCCATAGCAGCATGGCCCGTCTGGGCGGTGCGCGCTTGGACCTGGAGCAGGATGTCATGCTGGGCATTAGCCGGCTTGTGTCGCTGAAGGTGCAGGTGGTTACGGTGGATGCCGAGACCACGCGCGCACGGCGGCTCCCCGCCCATATACGCGACATACTCATGCCGTATTCACAATCCTAG
- the tolQ gene encoding protein TolQ: protein MENEAVDAAMLAGSASGDLSIWGLFLQADIVVKLVMLILVSASIWSWAIIIEKLIKLRRLKAQAEAFEDEFWSGRSLDRLYDEIGEAPSDPYESVFVTAMQEWRRFAQRGGGMAQERTAALKERIERVMGITIGREMDRVEKHMIFLASVGSSAPFIGLFGTVWGIMNAFTAIAGTANTSLAVVAPGIAEALFATALGLVAAIPATIGFNKLNNDIGRYGQRLEAFAGEFDAILSRQLEEAR, encoded by the coding sequence ATGGAGAATGAAGCGGTCGACGCAGCGATGCTGGCCGGGTCGGCTTCGGGTGACCTGAGTATCTGGGGTCTTTTCCTCCAGGCCGACATTGTCGTGAAGTTGGTCATGCTGATTCTCGTCTCGGCCTCCATCTGGAGCTGGGCGATCATCATCGAGAAGCTGATCAAGTTACGCCGGCTGAAGGCCCAGGCCGAGGCTTTCGAGGACGAATTCTGGTCCGGGCGGTCTCTTGATCGGCTGTATGATGAGATAGGCGAGGCCCCAAGCGATCCTTACGAATCGGTTTTTGTCACAGCCATGCAGGAATGGCGGCGCTTTGCGCAACGTGGCGGTGGAATGGCACAGGAACGGACTGCTGCCTTGAAAGAACGAATCGAGCGTGTGATGGGAATTACCATCGGACGCGAAATGGATCGTGTCGAAAAGCACATGATTTTCCTGGCCTCGGTCGGCTCCTCGGCTCCGTTTATCGGTTTGTTCGGGACAGTCTGGGGAATCATGAATGCCTTTACCGCAATTGCCGGTACAGCCAACACCAGCCTTGCCGTGGTGGCGCCAGGCATTGCCGAAGCCCTGTTCGCGACGGCACTGGGACTGGTCGCGGCGATTCCGGCCACCATCGGCTTTAACAAGCTGAACAATGACATTGGGCGCTATGGACAGCGGCTCGAGGCTTTCGCGGGCGAGTTCGATGCCATTCTGTCCCGCCAGCTCGAGGAGGCACGCTAG
- the tolR gene encoding protein TolR encodes MAGGPIMSRRGETHGGFRRRRWQPMSEINVTPFVDVMLVLLIVFMVTAPLLTVGVPIDLPKVSARQLNDPGEPLEITVTNGGQVYIQETEVDLEALVPRLTAITGEDFESRIHVRGDENVAYGQVMQVMGRINTAGFSSVSLIVEQPSRQE; translated from the coding sequence ATGGCCGGTGGTCCCATCATGAGCCGGCGCGGGGAGACACATGGGGGTTTCCGCCGGCGTCGCTGGCAGCCGATGAGCGAGATCAACGTGACGCCTTTCGTGGACGTCATGCTGGTTCTGCTGATCGTTTTCATGGTCACCGCACCTTTGCTGACTGTTGGTGTCCCAATTGACCTGCCCAAGGTTTCCGCACGACAGCTCAATGACCCTGGGGAACCCCTGGAAATAACCGTCACCAACGGAGGACAGGTCTATATTCAGGAAACTGAAGTGGACCTGGAAGCCCTTGTGCCGCGCCTGACGGCGATCACTGGCGAAGATTTCGAAAGTCGGATCCATGTGCGTGGCGACGAGAACGTCGCTTATGGCCAGGTGATGCAGGTCATGGGGCGTATCAATACGGCGGGCTTTTCGAGCGTATCACTGATCGTCGAGCAGCCCTCACGCCAGGAGTGA
- the tolB gene encoding Tol-Pal system beta propeller repeat protein TolB, which yields MRTIQMLFRLPGLVFLALATFGLAASQAHAQLTVDITKGFVEPLPVAISDFYSEDNEGAEVGSNLAQVISDNLENSGLFAPLDQRAFIQDPAALDAGPRFADWRLIDAQALVSGRVQMQSDGRMRVEFRLWDVLAEEQMQGLAYTTSPDNWRRIAHIISDEVYERLTGEEGYFDTRIVYVAESGPQDRRVKRLAIMDQDGANHRFLTDGSSLVLTPRFSPTSQEITFMSYAGDSPRVYLLNLNTGQQEVLGQFPGMTFSPRFSPDGNKVILSMAQGGNSDIYTMDLRTREMRQLTNHPSIDTSPSYAPDGEKIVFNSDRSGQQQLYVMNADGSSVERISYGDGRYATPVWSPRGDLIAFTRMSQGNFYVGVMRPDGSGERMISRGFLVEGPTWAPNGRVMAFFKQEPTDSTGRVSSKLVSVDVTGFNERELPTPMDASDPAWSPLLTQPGTP from the coding sequence ATGCGGACGATCCAAATGTTATTCCGCTTGCCTGGCCTGGTTTTCCTGGCATTGGCGACCTTCGGCTTGGCGGCGTCCCAAGCTCATGCCCAGTTGACGGTCGATATTACGAAAGGCTTTGTCGAACCCCTCCCGGTTGCCATATCGGACTTCTATTCCGAGGACAACGAGGGTGCCGAGGTCGGCTCGAACCTGGCGCAGGTGATTTCGGACAATCTGGAAAATTCCGGGCTTTTTGCACCGCTGGACCAGCGCGCCTTTATCCAGGACCCCGCTGCTCTAGATGCAGGACCGCGCTTTGCGGATTGGCGTCTGATCGATGCCCAGGCTCTGGTGAGCGGCCGCGTGCAAATGCAGAGCGATGGACGCATGCGTGTGGAATTCCGCCTGTGGGATGTTTTGGCGGAAGAGCAGATGCAGGGCTTGGCCTACACGACCTCGCCCGACAATTGGCGACGCATTGCCCATATCATATCGGACGAGGTCTACGAGCGCCTAACGGGTGAGGAGGGTTATTTCGACACCCGTATTGTCTATGTCGCTGAAAGCGGGCCACAGGATCGCCGGGTAAAGCGTCTGGCCATCATGGACCAGGACGGTGCCAATCATCGGTTCCTGACGGATGGGAGCAGCCTTGTTCTGACGCCGCGTTTTTCGCCGACATCACAGGAAATCACCTTCATGTCCTATGCGGGCGATTCGCCGCGTGTCTATCTCCTGAATCTCAACACTGGCCAGCAGGAGGTTTTGGGTCAATTTCCGGGCATGACCTTCTCGCCAAGGTTTTCCCCGGATGGCAACAAGGTCATCCTTTCCATGGCACAAGGTGGCAACTCGGACATCTATACCATGGACTTGCGGACACGCGAGATGCGCCAGCTGACCAACCATCCTTCGATCGACACTTCTCCATCCTACGCTCCGGATGGCGAGAAAATCGTCTTCAACTCGGACCGCAGTGGCCAGCAACAGCTTTACGTGATGAACGCGGATGGTTCGAGTGTCGAACGGATCAGCTACGGTGATGGGCGTTATGCCACACCGGTTTGGTCACCACGCGGAGACTTGATTGCCTTCACCCGAATGAGTCAGGGGAACTTTTACGTGGGTGTCATGCGTCCCGATGGCAGTGGGGAGCGTATGATCAGCCGTGGTTTCCTGGTTGAGGGGCCAACCTGGGCGCCCAATGGACGTGTCATGGCCTTCTTCAAGCAGGAGCCTACAGACAGTACCGGACGAGTCAGCAGCAAGCTGGTCAGCGTCGATGTGACAGGCTTCAACGAACGCGAATTGCCAACACCCATGGATGCCTCGGATCCAGCCTGGTCACCACTTTTGACACAGCCTGGAACCCCTTGA
- the pal gene encoding peptidoglycan-associated lipoprotein Pal → MRFAFLGVAAALLLAACQSTPSESDSASSDASASGSGSGSGSSLTQDNLGSADPGTQEDLEQRIGDRVFFDFDSSSVRQDQRRTVELLAEWMQRYDNVQLSIEGHADERGTREYNLALGERRANSVEEMLVALGVPQSRLRTISYGKERPAEIGSNEAAWAANRRAEFVVR, encoded by the coding sequence ATGCGTTTTGCTTTTCTTGGTGTTGCAGCAGCACTGCTGCTGGCAGCCTGTCAATCCACACCCAGTGAATCCGATTCGGCCAGCAGCGATGCTTCGGCAAGCGGCTCCGGCAGCGGCTCCGGTTCCAGCCTGACCCAGGACAATCTGGGTTCGGCCGACCCCGGTACCCAGGAAGATCTTGAGCAGCGGATCGGTGATCGCGTGTTCTTCGATTTCGACAGCAGCAGTGTTCGCCAGGATCAACGGCGAACCGTCGAGTTGCTGGCTGAATGGATGCAGCGCTATGACAACGTGCAGCTTAGTATCGAAGGGCATGCCGACGAACGCGGTACGCGGGAGTACAACCTGGCTCTTGGTGAACGTCGTGCAAATTCCGTTGAGGAAATGCTGGTTGCACTTGGTGTGCCCCAGTCTCGTCTGAGGACAATTTCCTATGGCAAGGAACGACCGGCTGAGATCGGATCTAACGAGGCAGCCTGGGCCGCCAACCGCCGCGCGGAATTCGTTGTCCGCTAA
- the ybgF gene encoding tol-pal system protein YbgF, which translates to MMKALFRVSGITEMHLRAGFGRALSTGLIALAIGVAAVPVAAQETSNQSRMMAYSERLDSFERLVRDLTGRVETLEHQLRQANRRIEQLEAEQQQAGDSVDTSGVGEREETLEDFDETAGRESGQSEPRDLGTLTDDSAGDSSEASSGASADSDGNLPEGSATDQYNYAFGLLQEAEWEQAEAALAAFVEEHPDNSLAGNAKYWLGETYYVRQDYIEAAQTFAEGYKDYPDSNKAPDNLLKLGMSLAALEQVEDACGTFEELEARYSDAASQILERSRAERERLGC; encoded by the coding sequence ATGATGAAAGCGCTATTCAGGGTTTCCGGTATCACAGAAATGCATTTGCGTGCAGGCTTTGGGCGGGCCTTGTCCACTGGCCTGATTGCACTTGCTATCGGGGTTGCAGCAGTTCCCGTCGCCGCCCAGGAGACATCCAACCAGTCGCGCATGATGGCGTATAGCGAACGGTTGGATTCATTCGAACGCCTTGTGCGCGATTTGACGGGACGTGTGGAGACACTGGAGCATCAGCTGCGCCAGGCCAATCGCCGTATAGAACAGCTGGAAGCCGAGCAGCAGCAAGCTGGTGATAGCGTCGACACCTCAGGTGTTGGTGAGCGTGAAGAGACACTGGAAGATTTCGACGAAACGGCGGGTCGGGAGAGCGGGCAGTCAGAGCCCAGGGACCTCGGGACACTAACGGATGACTCTGCAGGGGACAGTTCAGAAGCCTCATCTGGAGCGTCTGCTGACAGCGATGGAAATCTGCCCGAGGGCAGTGCCACGGATCAGTATAACTATGCTTTCGGCTTGCTGCAGGAAGCCGAGTGGGAGCAGGCCGAAGCCGCCTTGGCTGCATTTGTCGAGGAGCACCCGGATAACTCGCTGGCTGGCAATGCAAAGTACTGGCTGGGCGAGACGTACTATGTGCGTCAGGATTACATTGAGGCAGCACAGACTTTTGCCGAGGGGTACAAGGACTATCCTGACAGCAATAAGGCACCGGACAATCTGCTGAAACTTGGCATGTCGCTGGCGGCCCTTGAACAGGTGGAAGATGCCTGCGGTACCTTCGAGGAACTGGAAGCTCGATACAGTGATGCAGCCAGCCAAATTCTGGAACGCTCTCGTGCGGAAAGGGAACGTTTGGGCTGTTGA
- the tilS gene encoding tRNA lysidine(34) synthetase TilS produces MQPFTPFEPCARIACAVSGGMDSTALLLLLAQWCRHAGHELLVLTVDHGLRSGSSEEAEAVMRHARSLELKGRILRWQGSKPTRAVQEPARQARYELLSRCCREEAVLHLALAHHAEDQAETMGLRLQSGSGLMGLAGMSAVRYLPDLRLMRPLLGVPKSRLEATMHQHGQEWSEDPSNRDERYRRVQYRVVLGTGDEGKELTRTLLSTSGVLGRLRAWSEAEIARQLACTVAFYSAGYALVHLAALQDVPDWLWHGIWARLLRTVGGAAYSARKATLDEARAFLQEKRRMPETVGGCRLKDLGAGRLLVMREPVGLPNVALKPGESQSWDGRFRFVRSQDCRVQEAVTVRGLGEHEAARLWRSVPSLQLSRMPRVTWASFPAVFCLDGLLAVPHLNYKCYKMRGKYGISCAPRPHHSLAESIFRPAVSGS; encoded by the coding sequence ATGCAACCATTCACGCCCTTCGAGCCCTGTGCCAGGATAGCCTGTGCAGTCTCGGGCGGAATGGACAGTACGGCTCTGCTGCTGCTGCTGGCGCAGTGGTGCCGGCATGCAGGACATGAGCTGCTGGTCCTGACCGTTGATCACGGCTTGCGCTCGGGGTCTTCGGAAGAAGCTGAAGCCGTCATGCGGCATGCGCGCTCGCTGGAACTCAAGGGGCGGATCCTTCGTTGGCAGGGAAGCAAACCCACGCGCGCTGTACAGGAGCCGGCCAGACAGGCACGCTATGAGTTGCTGTCGCGCTGTTGCCGTGAAGAGGCTGTTCTGCACCTTGCTCTTGCGCATCACGCCGAGGATCAGGCTGAAACAATGGGCTTGCGACTTCAATCGGGCAGCGGCCTGATGGGACTTGCTGGCATGTCGGCGGTGCGTTACCTGCCTGATCTGCGCCTGATGCGGCCATTGCTCGGCGTTCCCAAATCGCGTCTGGAAGCCACCATGCACCAACATGGACAGGAATGGTCCGAGGACCCTTCGAACCGGGACGAGAGGTATCGCCGAGTGCAGTATCGCGTTGTTCTGGGAACAGGAGATGAAGGCAAGGAGCTGACCCGTACATTGCTGTCCACTTCTGGCGTACTGGGTCGCTTGCGCGCCTGGTCGGAAGCCGAGATAGCCAGGCAGTTGGCATGCACTGTAGCGTTTTATTCCGCGGGATATGCCCTGGTGCACCTTGCTGCCTTGCAGGACGTTCCGGACTGGCTCTGGCATGGCATTTGGGCGCGACTATTGCGCACAGTTGGCGGTGCAGCCTATAGCGCTCGCAAGGCCACGCTGGATGAGGCGCGTGCGTTCCTACAAGAGAAGAGGCGCATGCCTGAGACAGTGGGGGGATGCAGGCTGAAGGATCTTGGGGCTGGGCGTTTGCTGGTCATGCGTGAACCCGTAGGCCTTCCGAATGTTGCCTTGAAGCCGGGGGAATCGCAAAGCTGGGACGGCCGGTTCCGCTTTGTGCGGAGTCAGGATTGTCGGGTGCAGGAAGCTGTGACGGTCCGTGGCTTGGGTGAGCATGAGGCTGCCAGGCTGTGGCGATCGGTACCAAGTCTGCAATTATCCCGCATGCCAAGAGTGACATGGGCGTCTTTTCCTGCGGTGTTCTGCCTTGACGGTTTGCTTGCGGTCCCCCACCTGAATTATAAATGTTATAAAATGCGGGGTAAGTACGGCATCTCGTGCGCTCCGCGCCCGCATCATTCCCTGGCTGAGTCCATTTTTCGGCCGGCAGTGAGTGGATCTTGA
- the ftsH gene encoding ATP-dependent zinc metalloprotease FtsH → MNFSRNAALWFIIILLLFALFHLFQGSTEQSPQQQLSYSQFVNSVEEGSVQEVTIQGHKIEGRMRDGQTFSTYTPPEDPNLVSRLEDAGTQINAKPEEGGNPLLSILISWFPMLLLIAVWIFFMRQMQGGGGKAMGFGKSKAKMLTEKTGRVTFDDVAGIDEAKGELEEVVEFLRDPQKFQRLGGRIPKGMLLVGPPGTGKTLLARSIAGEANVPFFTISGSDFVEMFVGVGASRVRDMFEQGKKNAPCIIFIDEIDAVGRQRGAGLGGGNDEREQTLNQLLVEMDGFESNEGVILVAATNRPDVLDPALLRPGRFDRQVVVPNPDVVGREKVLRVHMRKVPLGPDVDAKVIARGTPGFSGADLANLVNEAALIAARTNKRVVTQGDFEQAKDKVLMGAERRSMVMTEEEKELTAYHEGGHALVSLFVKGNDPLHKVTIIPRGRALGVTMSLPERDRLGFAKREIEAKLAMMFGGRVAEELIYGEENVTTGAGNDIQQATGLARRMVTEWGMSEKLGPLRYNENQDEVFLGHSVARHQSISEATSQMIDEEVRRIIDDSEKKAREILTEHLDDLHKLAKALLEYETLSSDEINKVLNDEPIERPDFTEPPRPGPGKKSSVPSSGRSGQGKENPGGMGPEPEPAG, encoded by the coding sequence TTGAATTTCAGTCGTAATGCAGCGCTCTGGTTTATAATCATCCTGCTGCTGTTCGCGCTGTTCCACCTGTTCCAGGGCAGCACCGAGCAGTCTCCGCAGCAACAGCTGTCCTATTCCCAGTTCGTGAACTCGGTCGAGGAAGGCTCGGTCCAGGAAGTCACCATCCAGGGTCACAAGATCGAAGGCCGCATGCGGGATGGCCAGACTTTCTCGACTTATACACCACCGGAAGATCCAAATCTGGTCTCGCGCCTGGAAGATGCAGGGACCCAGATCAATGCCAAGCCGGAAGAAGGCGGCAACCCGCTGCTCTCAATCCTGATTTCCTGGTTCCCCATGCTGCTGTTGATCGCAGTGTGGATATTCTTCATGCGCCAGATGCAGGGCGGTGGCGGCAAGGCCATGGGCTTTGGCAAGTCCAAGGCCAAGATGCTGACCGAAAAGACGGGCCGAGTGACCTTCGACGATGTCGCTGGTATCGACGAGGCGAAAGGCGAGTTGGAGGAGGTCGTGGAGTTCCTGCGTGACCCGCAGAAGTTCCAGCGCCTGGGCGGTCGCATTCCCAAGGGCATGCTGCTTGTTGGTCCTCCAGGCACAGGTAAGACCCTGTTGGCTCGTTCCATTGCCGGTGAGGCCAATGTCCCCTTCTTCACCATCTCAGGCTCGGATTTCGTCGAGATGTTCGTGGGTGTGGGTGCCAGCCGTGTGCGTGACATGTTCGAGCAGGGCAAGAAGAACGCGCCCTGCATCATCTTCATCGACGAGATCGACGCCGTCGGACGCCAGCGTGGCGCCGGTTTGGGCGGTGGAAATGACGAGCGCGAGCAGACGCTGAACCAGTTGCTGGTTGAAATGGACGGCTTCGAGTCCAACGAGGGCGTCATCCTGGTGGCCGCCACCAACCGTCCGGACGTTCTGGATCCGGCGCTGCTGCGTCCAGGGCGTTTTGATCGCCAGGTAGTCGTGCCCAATCCGGACGTGGTTGGACGTGAGAAGGTTCTGCGTGTTCACATGCGCAAGGTTCCGCTGGGTCCTGACGTGGATGCCAAGGTGATTGCACGCGGCACCCCTGGCTTTTCCGGTGCCGATCTGGCCAATCTGGTGAACGAGGCCGCCTTGATCGCCGCCCGTACCAACAAGCGTGTGGTGACCCAGGGCGATTTTGAACAGGCCAAGGACAAGGTCCTGATGGGTGCGGAGCGACGCTCGATGGTCATGACTGAGGAAGAGAAGGAACTGACAGCCTATCACGAGGGCGGCCATGCGCTTGTCTCCCTGTTTGTCAAAGGGAACGACCCTCTGCACAAGGTGACCATCATCCCCCGTGGACGGGCCTTGGGCGTGACCATGTCCCTGCCGGAGCGTGACCGCTTGGGCTTTGCCAAGCGCGAGATCGAGGCCAAGCTGGCCATGATGTTCGGGGGCCGTGTGGCCGAGGAACTGATCTATGGCGAAGAGAACGTGACCACGGGTGCTGGAAACGATATCCAGCAGGCCACGGGTCTGGCACGCCGGATGGTGACGGAGTGGGGCATGAGCGAGAAGCTCGGCCCGCTGCGCTACAACGAAAACCAGGATGAGGTGTTTCTGGGGCATTCCGTGGCGCGCCATCAGAGTATTTCCGAGGCAACGTCGCAGATGATCGACGAAGAGGTGCGCCGTATCATCGATGACTCCGAAAAGAAGGCCCGTGAGATTCTGACGGAGCACCTCGACGATCTTCACAAACTGGCCAAGGCGTTGCTCGAATATGAGACGCTGAGTTCGGATGAGATCAACAAGGTGCTCAACGACGAGCCCATCGAACGCCCCGACTTCACGGAACCGCCTCGACCGGGTCCCGGCAAGAAGTCATCCGTGCCCTCAAGCGGCCGTTCCGGCCAGGGCAAGGAGAATCCGGGCGGCATGGGACCGGAACCCGAACCGGCTGGTTGA
- the folP gene encoding dihydropteroate synthase, whose protein sequence is MAERKFYIQPDFIVPQHPPGSCPLAGGPYSFSRCIRALRDGHGVVMRENVSLDELEGEESIDLERLRAPRTPFAGVDMTGPSVMGIVNVTPDSFSDGGERFATEKAIADGLAMWEAGVAFVDVGGESTRPGAEPVPDTEEKRRVLPVIQELSAAGVRVSIDSYHASVIEAAIEAGAAVVNDITALTGDSRSLKVVAESGLPVILMHMQGRPQTMQKSPAYDDVTLDIFDFLEQRITCCLEAGISRDRIAVDPGVGFGKTLDHNLVLLNRLATFHALGCPVLLGASRKTFISQVCGKLEPGERVSGTMATLLAGWTRGVQMHRVHDVDEALQTLKVWQAIEGAVEG, encoded by the coding sequence ATGGCTGAGCGCAAATTCTATATTCAACCCGATTTTATTGTCCCGCAGCACCCCCCCGGCAGCTGTCCACTCGCCGGCGGGCCCTACAGCTTCTCGCGTTGCATCAGGGCCTTGCGCGATGGACACGGTGTGGTCATGCGCGAGAATGTTTCCCTGGACGAGCTGGAAGGCGAGGAGAGCATCGACCTTGAACGCCTTAGGGCGCCACGTACCCCTTTCGCAGGCGTGGACATGACGGGGCCCAGCGTAATGGGGATCGTGAATGTAACGCCGGACAGCTTTTCCGATGGCGGTGAACGCTTTGCCACGGAAAAGGCCATTGCCGATGGCCTTGCCATGTGGGAAGCGGGTGTTGCCTTCGTGGATGTGGGCGGTGAATCCACGCGGCCGGGTGCTGAACCGGTTCCAGATACTGAAGAAAAGCGCCGGGTTCTTCCGGTAATTCAAGAATTGAGCGCGGCCGGTGTGCGCGTATCCATTGACAGTTATCATGCTTCTGTCATCGAGGCGGCTATTGAGGCCGGTGCGGCAGTTGTGAATGACATCACGGCTTTGACCGGAGATTCGCGCAGTCTGAAGGTTGTCGCTGAGAGTGGGCTGCCGGTTATCCTCATGCACATGCAGGGGCGGCCGCAGACCATGCAGAAATCGCCTGCCTATGACGATGTGACACTGGATATCTTCGATTTCCTGGAGCAGAGAATCACCTGCTGCCTTGAGGCAGGTATTTCAAGAGACCGCATCGCAGTGGATCCGGGTGTCGGCTTTGGTAAGACGCTCGACCACAATCTGGTGCTTCTCAATCGCTTGGCCACCTTCCACGCACTGGGGTGTCCGGTTCTGCTGGGGGCAAGCCGAAAAACCTTTATTTCACAGGTTTGCGGAAAGCTGGAACCGGGCGAGCGCGTTTCAGGAACCATGGCAACGCTTCTGGCCGGATGGACGCGTGGGGTGCAGATGCATCGCGTGCATGATGTGGACGAGGCCCTGCAGACCCTTAAGGTATGGCAGGCCATCGAAGGCGCTGTGGAAGGGTGA